The proteins below are encoded in one region of Helianthus annuus cultivar XRQ/B chromosome 2, HanXRQr2.0-SUNRISE, whole genome shotgun sequence:
- the LOC110903462 gene encoding probable LRR receptor-like serine/threonine-protein kinase At1g07560 — protein MTNNFKNEIGRGGFGSVFHGSVGDNQVAVKLLSVLSSQGYKEFQAEVKLLMEIYHTNITSLVGYYDDRNHKAIVYDFMANGNLEKHLFDGRPSVLSWERRLQIGCDAAEDLAYIVGLAYLHHGCRPPIVHRDVKSSNILLNEGFQAKLADFGLSRAYPTEDATHVSSSNVAGTFGYLDPEYHSTKRLTEKSDVYSFGVVLPELITSRRAISEGIYITNLVKLAVEEGNVENIIDSRLDGRFDINTAWRVVEIATDCVSPTSIKRPTMNDVVIDLKHCVQAEKNRRIESMSLNFGCMSDPNPR, from the exons ATGACTAACAACTTTAAGAATGAAATCGGAAGAGGAGGATTTGGAAGTGTGTTCCACGGATCTGTTGGGGATAACCAAGTTGCTGTGAAGTTGCTCTCTGTATTATCATCTCAAGGTTACAAGGAATTTCAAGCTGAG GTCAAGCTGCTCATGGAAATTTATCATACAAACATAACTTCACTCGTTGGGTACTACGATGACAGAAACCACAAGGCAATCGTCTATGATTTCATGGCTAATGGGAACTTAGAAAAGCATCTATTTG ATGGGCGTCCAAGTGTCTTGAGCTGGGAAAGAAGGTTACAAATTGGATGTGATGCAGCAGAAG ATTTAGCATATATTGTAGGGCTAGCGTACCTGCATCATGGTTGCAGGCCACCAATAGTCCATAGAGATGTCAAGTCTTCAAACATATTGTTAAATGAAGGTTTCCAGGCAAAACTGGCTGATTTTGGGCTGTCTAGAGCTTATCCTACTGAAGATGCCACTCATGTATCATCCTCAAACGTAGCCGGCACTTTTGGGTACCTTGACCCTGA GTATCACTCAACTAAGAGGTTAACAGAGAAAAGTGATGTGTATAGCTTCGGGGTAGTACTCCCGGAATTGATTACAAGCCGACGAGCAATATCAGAGGGCATTTACATAACTAACTTGGTCAAGTTAGCAGTTGAAGAAGGAAATGTTGAAAATATAATTGATTCTAGACTAGATGGGCGTTTTGACATCAATACAGCCTGGAGGGTAGTAGAAATTGCAACTGATTGCGTTTCTCCTACATCCATCAAAAGGCCAACCATGAACGATGTGGTGATAGATCTCAAGCATTGCGTGCAAGCAGAAAAAAATCGTCGAATTGAATCTATGTCCTTGAATTTTGGTTGTATGAGCGATCCAAACCCAAGATAG